From the Oleiharenicola lentus genome, one window contains:
- a CDS encoding ROK family protein — MQIIGIDIGGTKCAVGVLRDGAVVEVDRFPTQDYTATFARFRQAVAALKPGPDVVFGISCGGPLDAARGVILCPPNLPGWVDIPICRVFTEIFGGRAFLMNDANASALAEWHFGAGKGCRHMVFLTAGTGMGAGLILNGRLYEGASGDAGEVGHLRLRPDGPLGFGKHGSFEGFCSGGGIARLALAMGWPQTEVTLKDLAEAATRGDPLARQVLDTAGERLGEALALLMDTLNPERIVLGGYYPRCSELLLPAMNRALAAEALPSARAACQILPAVLGESIGSNAAVAVALHALDTLPERVAEGGAKE; from the coding sequence GTGCAGATCATCGGTATCGACATCGGAGGAACGAAGTGCGCGGTCGGCGTGTTGCGGGACGGCGCGGTGGTGGAAGTGGATCGGTTTCCCACGCAGGATTACACCGCGACCTTTGCACGTTTTCGACAGGCGGTTGCCGCGCTCAAGCCCGGCCCTGATGTTGTCTTCGGCATTTCCTGCGGCGGACCGCTGGATGCGGCGCGGGGCGTCATCCTGTGTCCGCCCAACCTGCCTGGCTGGGTCGATATCCCGATTTGTCGGGTCTTCACGGAGATTTTCGGTGGACGCGCCTTCCTGATGAACGACGCCAACGCCTCCGCCCTGGCCGAGTGGCACTTCGGTGCCGGGAAGGGCTGCCGCCACATGGTCTTTTTGACCGCAGGCACAGGCATGGGCGCAGGCCTGATTCTTAACGGGCGGCTTTATGAGGGCGCATCCGGTGACGCGGGAGAAGTGGGACACCTGCGCTTGCGGCCGGACGGCCCGCTGGGCTTCGGGAAGCACGGATCGTTCGAGGGCTTTTGCAGCGGAGGCGGCATCGCGCGGCTCGCCCTGGCGATGGGGTGGCCGCAAACGGAGGTGACGTTGAAAGATCTCGCCGAGGCGGCAACCCGGGGCGACCCGCTCGCGCGGCAGGTGTTGGACACGGCCGGCGAACGGCTCGGCGAAGCGTTGGCGCTGCTCATGGATACGCTGAATCCCGAGCGGATTGTCCTGGGCGGCTATTATCCCCGTTGCTCCGAGCTCCTCCTTCCCGCGATGAACCGGGCGCTGGCGGCAGAGGCCCTGCCCAGCGCGCGGGCGGCCTGCCAGATTTTGCCCGCGGTGCTGGGAGAGAGCATTGGCAGCAACGCGGCGGTTGCCGTGGCGCTGCACGCTCTTGATACCTTGCCCGAGCGCGTCGCGGAAGGCGGCGCCAAGGAATAA
- a CDS encoding helix-turn-helix domain-containing protein → MKTAHPLSITLPASGVLFAESVHTGDFQMAPRTDPFHKLLYVLRGQITCHETGRPGESIGTGMILVMPAGTRHRLEDEQPSTLLLLCLSPAFLRTDPELPRLWRELAGRRERRLALSRPSQLQVESTWRRALLERVHPRLGSATLGRALAARLLVTLARVPVLQPVSAPLTRVAAVARELEATFYDDWNLDRAATRAGVSRRHFSMLFRRVTGRTFWEQLTDLRLTHAAELLRQGEHSVTGVVFSCGFGDLSQFYRLFRQRYGLPPKQWADREKRKA, encoded by the coding sequence ATGAAAACCGCGCATCCCCTCAGCATCACGTTGCCGGCCTCCGGCGTCCTCTTTGCCGAGAGCGTGCACACCGGGGATTTCCAGATGGCCCCGCGCACGGACCCGTTTCACAAGCTGCTCTACGTGCTGCGCGGACAGATAACCTGCCACGAGACGGGGCGGCCCGGGGAAAGTATCGGCACCGGTATGATCCTCGTGATGCCGGCCGGGACCCGGCATCGGCTGGAGGACGAGCAACCTTCCACCCTGCTGTTGCTTTGCCTCAGCCCCGCCTTTCTCCGCACCGACCCCGAGCTACCCAGGCTGTGGCGCGAGCTGGCCGGCCGCCGCGAACGCCGCCTCGCCCTGAGCCGGCCGAGCCAGCTGCAGGTCGAGTCCACCTGGCGCCGGGCCTTGCTGGAGCGCGTGCATCCCCGCCTGGGCAGCGCCACTCTCGGCCGCGCCCTCGCCGCCCGCCTGCTGGTGACGCTGGCGCGAGTGCCCGTGCTGCAACCCGTTAGCGCTCCCCTCACCCGCGTGGCCGCGGTGGCCCGGGAACTTGAGGCCACCTTCTACGACGACTGGAATCTCGACCGCGCCGCCACGCGCGCCGGGGTGTCGCGGAGGCATTTCAGCATGCTGTTCCGCCGCGTCACCGGGCGGACCTTCTGGGAACAACTCACCGACCTCCGCCTGACCCACGCCGCCGAACTGTTGCGACAGGGCGAGCACTCCGTCACCGGCGTGGTCTTCTCCTGCGGCTTCGGGGATCTCTCCCAGTTTTACCGCCTGTTCCGCCAGCGCTACGGCCTGCCTCCCAAGCAATGGGCCGACCGTGAGAAACGGAAGGCATGA
- a CDS encoding alpha/beta hydrolase: MPLLFLACCTTALFAQSRPETTPTELPGAETLLYRETEESPMRLFVVKPTGWQAGDRRPALIFFFGGGWTTGTPASSIFWAKFAAGLGLVGIAPDYRTKGRHDVPPMGSVADSRAAVRWVQDHAAELGVDPRRIVVGGNSAGGHVALWTGITHAPPGSREAESPLIKPAALILFSTVSDTSAETGYTPQRFGEHTTALSPVHQLDAQMPPVLAFHGDTDKTVPLRQAVALRDKLIATGNVCELHIVPGGGHNFGNDVPEWQEKSRELMIAFLRRHGLVP, from the coding sequence ATGCCTCTTCTCTTCCTGGCCTGCTGCACGACAGCCTTGTTCGCGCAGTCGAGACCGGAAACCACACCGACTGAGCTGCCTGGCGCCGAGACGTTACTCTATCGTGAAACGGAAGAGTCGCCGATGCGGCTGTTCGTTGTGAAACCAACGGGCTGGCAGGCGGGTGACCGGCGTCCGGCTCTGATTTTCTTCTTCGGCGGTGGCTGGACCACCGGAACGCCAGCCAGTTCGATCTTCTGGGCGAAGTTTGCCGCCGGCCTGGGGCTGGTGGGCATCGCTCCCGACTACCGCACGAAGGGCCGGCACGATGTGCCGCCGATGGGTTCCGTGGCGGACAGCCGCGCAGCTGTGCGTTGGGTGCAGGATCATGCGGCCGAATTGGGCGTGGATCCGCGGCGTATCGTCGTGGGCGGTAATTCGGCCGGCGGCCATGTCGCGCTCTGGACCGGCATCACGCACGCGCCTCCGGGCTCCCGCGAAGCGGAGTCGCCCCTGATCAAGCCGGCGGCGCTCATTCTCTTCAGCACGGTGTCCGACACCTCGGCCGAGACCGGTTACACCCCGCAGCGCTTCGGCGAGCACACGACCGCGCTCTCGCCCGTGCATCAGCTCGATGCGCAGATGCCGCCCGTGCTGGCCTTCCACGGCGATACCGACAAGACGGTGCCGCTGCGCCAGGCCGTGGCCTTGCGGGATAAACTCATCGCCACCGGCAACGTCTGCGAGCTGCACATCGTGCCCGGTGGCGGCCACAATTTCGGCAACGACGTGCCCGAGTGGCAGGAGAAGTCGCGCGAGCTGATGATCGCGTTTCTGCGGCGGCACGGGCTTGTTCCCTAA
- a CDS encoding DedA family protein has product MFETLLKSFQNSPLSLWGPFFVLLLCGLGLPLPEDVVLVTAGALGEIDGRPWLEVTAVMYAGVMLGDSTIFFAGRYFGVRWRNSKWFQRYFSQKKQDKVEDLFERYHSWVLFVGRFLPGLRMPIFFTAGSSRVKFWKFFFFDGLAALISVPFFVWLGHWLWRKFKDDIAQLDKALSRTQTYTMIVAGVIFVVVVIVVVKKVREARMKWDE; this is encoded by the coding sequence ATGTTCGAGACGCTGCTCAAGTCCTTCCAAAACTCCCCGCTCTCGCTCTGGGGGCCGTTCTTCGTGCTGTTGCTCTGCGGTCTCGGGCTGCCGCTCCCCGAGGACGTCGTGCTCGTGACCGCCGGTGCGCTCGGGGAGATCGACGGCCGTCCTTGGCTGGAGGTCACCGCAGTGATGTATGCCGGCGTGATGCTCGGGGACTCGACGATTTTCTTCGCCGGGCGCTACTTCGGCGTCCGTTGGCGCAACTCCAAGTGGTTCCAGCGCTATTTCTCCCAGAAGAAACAGGACAAGGTGGAGGACCTCTTCGAACGCTACCATTCCTGGGTGCTCTTTGTGGGTCGTTTCCTGCCCGGCCTGCGCATGCCGATCTTCTTCACCGCCGGCTCCTCGCGGGTGAAGTTCTGGAAATTCTTCTTCTTCGACGGCCTCGCCGCGCTCATCAGCGTGCCGTTCTTCGTGTGGCTCGGCCACTGGCTGTGGCGCAAGTTCAAGGACGACATCGCCCAACTCGACAAGGCCCTTTCCCGCACCCAGACCTACACGATGATTGTAGCGGGGGTCATCTTCGTGGTCGTCGTGATCGTGGTCGTGAAGAAAGTCCGCGAAGCCCGGATGAAGTGGGACGAATGA
- a CDS encoding sugar phosphate isomerase/epimerase family protein — MPYRRSISTLGCPEYSLEQVLALAERHRLDAVEIRALAGTIDVPAVLTEAYGTPAALAARLRSAPAPIVSLDTSLKLADNKQADRDEFLKFVPWAEACGVPWLRVFDGGKSANAATHRAMADTVTWWRAERKQHGWRTDIMIETHDALFTAATIHQFLSLAPGTAILWDSQHTWRNGGEEPLVTWPAIKPHVVHIHVKDSISKPSERHPFSYVLPGEGEFAMAPLRAALQADFTGCVSLEWEKLWHPYLAPLDDALAAAAKRNWW, encoded by the coding sequence ATGCCCTATCGCCGCTCGATTTCCACCCTGGGTTGCCCTGAATATTCATTGGAGCAGGTCCTCGCTCTGGCGGAACGCCACCGCCTCGACGCGGTGGAAATCCGGGCCTTGGCCGGCACCATCGACGTGCCCGCCGTCCTGACCGAGGCCTACGGCACACCGGCCGCCCTGGCGGCGCGCCTGCGCTCTGCGCCAGCGCCGATTGTGTCGCTCGACACCTCGCTCAAACTCGCGGACAACAAGCAGGCCGACCGCGATGAATTTCTAAAATTCGTCCCCTGGGCGGAGGCTTGCGGCGTACCGTGGCTGCGGGTGTTCGACGGCGGCAAGTCCGCCAACGCCGCCACCCATCGGGCCATGGCCGACACCGTGACATGGTGGCGGGCAGAACGGAAGCAGCACGGCTGGCGCACCGACATCATGATCGAGACGCACGACGCCCTGTTCACCGCGGCCACGATCCACCAGTTCCTGTCCCTCGCGCCCGGCACCGCCATTCTTTGGGACAGCCAGCATACCTGGCGCAACGGCGGCGAGGAACCGCTCGTGACCTGGCCGGCGATCAAGCCGCACGTGGTGCACATTCATGTGAAGGACAGCATCAGTAAGCCCAGTGAGCGGCACCCGTTCTCCTACGTGCTCCCCGGCGAAGGGGAGTTTGCCATGGCACCCTTGCGCGCGGCGCTGCAGGCGGACTTCACCGGCTGCGTCAGTCTCGAGTGGGAAAAACTCTGGCATCCCTATCTCGCCCCGCTCGACGACGCCCTGGCCGCCGCGGCCAAGCGCAACTGGTGGTGA
- a CDS encoding aromatic ring-hydroxylating oxygenase subunit alpha, translating into MSDFPPTVLPLLTEETALNALRRTWQPVANAAAVPPGGVMGYTLLNTELVIARFADGSLLAADVACPHKGARLSAGCIRDGQLMCPYHGWRFNAEGDCLSIPSLLEPNADKLALSHLRTYEVRQRYGFIWVKLVASRHGLPAVPEFEDERWTYLMGPPMKFAAGWRREVENYLDMSHFAFAHSATLGQAADPRIPDMKITLHEDGFQMDAPFPALQSTHEMPGKLQSTHHRRQRCHLPNFTTIRQSFPDGDERVLVHVPSPNTGESCTVFWSLAISPGFRGPPPEQQIEFAVRVLDEDRQMCELQIPREVPLNPSRGGWGVLVMPGDTLATTFQKQFRRWLTAGATV; encoded by the coding sequence ATGTCTGATTTCCCGCCCACCGTCCTGCCGCTCCTGACTGAGGAGACCGCCCTCAACGCGCTACGCCGCACCTGGCAGCCCGTGGCCAACGCCGCCGCCGTGCCGCCCGGGGGTGTCATGGGCTACACGTTGCTCAATACCGAGCTGGTGATTGCCCGGTTTGCCGACGGCAGTCTGCTCGCCGCCGACGTGGCCTGCCCGCACAAAGGCGCGCGGCTATCCGCCGGTTGCATTCGGGACGGGCAGCTGATGTGTCCGTATCACGGCTGGCGCTTCAATGCCGAGGGCGACTGCCTGAGCATCCCCTCGCTGCTGGAGCCGAACGCCGATAAACTTGCGCTCTCACACCTGCGCACTTACGAGGTGCGGCAGCGCTATGGTTTCATCTGGGTAAAACTCGTGGCCAGCCGACACGGACTGCCCGCCGTGCCGGAGTTCGAGGACGAGCGTTGGACCTACCTGATGGGGCCGCCCATGAAGTTTGCGGCGGGCTGGCGGCGTGAAGTGGAAAACTACCTCGACATGTCGCACTTCGCCTTCGCCCACAGCGCCACGCTGGGCCAGGCCGCCGATCCGCGCATACCGGACATGAAAATTACACTGCACGAGGACGGTTTCCAGATGGACGCGCCCTTTCCTGCGCTGCAATCAACCCACGAAATGCCCGGCAAGCTCCAGAGTACGCATCATCGGCGACAGCGCTGCCACTTGCCGAACTTCACCACCATCCGCCAGTCCTTTCCTGATGGGGACGAGCGCGTGTTGGTCCATGTGCCGTCGCCCAACACCGGCGAGAGCTGCACGGTGTTCTGGTCGCTCGCCATTTCACCCGGATTTCGCGGACCGCCGCCGGAGCAGCAGATCGAGTTCGCCGTCCGCGTGCTCGATGAGGACCGCCAGATGTGCGAGCTGCAGATCCCGCGTGAGGTGCCGCTCAATCCGTCGCGCGGAGGGTGGGGCGTGCTCGTCATGCCCGGCGACACGCTCGCGACCACCTTTCAGAAGCAATTTCGGCGCTGGCTGACGGCTGGAGCGACGGTATAG